The Hymenobacter oligotrophus genome segment AAGCCACCGGGCGACTACGGAACTGCCGGAAGCGGAGCACCGTGAGCAGCAGGCCGGCCAGGGTGAAAACGGCAAAAGCCAGCGGCCCCAGGCTAGCCAGCACGGACGAGGGCTGCAGGGTGCCGGTCAGCCAGATGTGGTCGGCGAGGTACGCAAAGGCCGCAAACGTAACGACAAGGGCCGTGGTGGCGAGCAGCGGCAGCAACCGGGGCAGCACCTGGCCGCGGGGCACCAAGCGGCGCAAGGCCAGAATCAGCCACACCAGGCCCGCCAGGCTGCTGCTTACGATGAGCAGCAAGCTAAGCGCAAACAGGGTGGGGCGCACCCACCACCAGGTGTTGCTGGCTTCGAGAAAGTAACCCGTGGAGGAAACCAACGCGCGACGGCCGTCGCGGTCGTGGGTGAGGGCGAAGGACGCCACCCGCTGGCCCGGCAGGCGGAACGTAAGCGTGCCGGTGGGCAGCAGCGTGTCGGCGGCGCCCACCAGGGGCTTCAGCAAAAGCAGCTGGCCTTGCCGGAGCAACTGCCGGTCGCCGAGCAGGTAACTGTTGATGCCGGTTAAAGCGTTGCGCGGCGCCGCGCCTTCGTAGTGACCTAGGAAGGGCGCCACCGCAGCGGCATCCAGCGCAACGGGGGCGGGCTCGGCGGGGGCGGGTACCTGGCGCAGCAAGAACTCCTGAATCAGCTTATCGAGAGCCTTGGTGCTTTGGTCGCCGTTGTTCGACAGGGCGTAGCCCAGGCCCAGCTCGCGGTTGTAGGCAAAAGTAGAGGAGAAGCCCCCGATGCCGCCGCCGTGGCCCCGGAACGTAGCCTTTCCCTTCCGGTTAATCACGTGGTTAGCCAGGCCGTAGTCGGCGGGCAGGCCGGCCCGGGCGGCCAGCGACGAATGGGTGGTTTCTATCTCGCGTAGAAAGTCCGGCTGCAGCACCACTGCGCCGTTGGCGGGGCGGAAGTCGCGCAGGAAAAATTGCACCCAGCGCGTCATATCGGCCGCCGAAG includes the following:
- a CDS encoding serine hydrolase domain-containing protein, which codes for MKKLLLILPLLVGLAASAARAQRRPVTTVSELTDSLESIMRRQHMPGLLLTLVARDSVLFEGGLGLADVENHKPVTAHTLFRVGSVTKSFVAVGLLQLVEQGKLRLDDEVRKLAPEIPLENPWEATDPVRVVHLLEHTAGFDDMHLNHIYNPTATDPRGPAAVQVFREELRCRWRPGERMSYSNPGYQLAGYLLEKLSGQPYETYLAERVLRPLGMPEATFALRPAAHPKLARGYAYAEGRYRRVEALPIYSGPAGSLSASAADMTRWVQFFLRDFRPANGAVVLQPDFLREIETTHSSLAARAGLPADYGLANHVINRKGKATFRGHGGGIGGFSSTFAYNRELGLGYALSNNGDQSTKALDKLIQEFLLRQVPAPAEPAPVALDAAAVAPFLGHYEGAAPRNALTGINSYLLGDRQLLRQGQLLLLKPLVGAADTLLPTGTLTFRLPGQRVASFALTHDRDGRRALVSSTGYFLEASNTWWWVRPTLFALSLLLIVSSSLAGLVWLILALRRLVPRGQVLPRLLPLLATTALVVTFAAFAYLADHIWLTGTLQPSSVLASLGPLAFAVFTLAGLLLTVLRFRQFRSRPVAWFLLFTYASLGWLAYALAAHGWLSLRLWTV